AATGGGTTTCTTCAATTATGTCATGCGACGGTTTGCGCTGGCTCTGCCGACCTTGTTCGGGGTCAGCGTGATCTGCTTTACCCTCACCTACCTGCTTCCGGGCAATCCGGCCATGGTCAAGGCGGGCCCGTTTGCCACGCCCGAACATCTCGCTGAAATGGAGCACCAAATGGGCCTGGATCGCCCGTTCCCGGAGCAATACTACCGCTACGTCGCCGGCATCTTTCAAGGCGATCTTGGCGAGAGTGCCTCGACGGGACGGCCGGTGTCTCAGGACTTTCTGCAGCGCCTGCCCGCCACTCTCGAGCTCAATCTGGCGAGCCTTCTCATCGCGATTGTGATCGGACTGCCTCTTGGGGTCTTGTCAGCGGTGCATCGCGACACATTGATCGACCATATCGGACGAGTGGTCGGCATCATGGGTGTCGCCATGCCGAGCTTTCTGACCGGACTCGTGTTCGTTTACGTCTTCTTTTACATGTTCAACTTGGCCCCCTCACCGCTTGGACGCTTGGGATCGGGCATAGAACCTCCGGCACACATAACCGGACTTTATGTGATCGACTCCCTGCTTACCGGAAACTGGATCACCTTACGATCAAGTCTGCATCAGCTCATGCTGCCTGCAGCGACCCTCGGGCTCAGCGCGATCGCGCCAGTCGCACGCATGGTGCGGTCCACCATGCTTGAGATCCTCGAGTCCGACTACATCAAGGCGGCCTGGGCGGCCGGATTGCCGCGAAGAACGGTGATCTATCGGGATGCGCTGCGAAATGCGCTGATACCTGTGATCACGATTTCCGGAATCGTTTTTGGATTCTTGATGGCCGGAAATGCGGTGGTCGAAAGCGTGTTCTCATGGCCTGGTATTGGAAATTACGCGGTGACTGCATTGCTTACGAAGGACTCGGCTCCGATCCAGTCTTTCATCCTCTTCGTCGCAGTGACGTGTGTCATGGTCAATTTGGCGGTCGATATTGCGTACGGCCTCGTTGATCCCCGGATTAGGTTCAGCTGATGTCCTCATCATTGTCTGTCTCCTCTTCGATTTCGCAACCAGCGGCTTCATCTCTGGTGTGGCAGCGGCTTCAGCGCAATCCCGTCTCCTTTGCGGCACTGTGCGTGATCATGCTGATCGCGGCGGCCGCGATATTGGCGCCGATCGTGGCGCCCTACGCGCCCGATGCCACCGACCCTGCAGCTTCTTTGCAGCCGCCTTCCTGGCACCATGCGCTTGGTACTGACGAGTTCGGACGCGATCAACTCTCGCGAATCATTTTTGCGGCCCGAGTCGACCTGCTGGTTGCCTTTGCGGCAACGTTTGTTGCCGTTTCAATCGGAGGGTTGCTTGGAGCGGT
This is a stretch of genomic DNA from Bradyrhizobium sp. CB2312. It encodes these proteins:
- a CDS encoding ABC transporter permease gives rise to the protein MGFFNYVMRRFALALPTLFGVSVICFTLTYLLPGNPAMVKAGPFATPEHLAEMEHQMGLDRPFPEQYYRYVAGIFQGDLGESASTGRPVSQDFLQRLPATLELNLASLLIAIVIGLPLGVLSAVHRDTLIDHIGRVVGIMGVAMPSFLTGLVFVYVFFYMFNLAPSPLGRLGSGIEPPAHITGLYVIDSLLTGNWITLRSSLHQLMLPAATLGLSAIAPVARMVRSTMLEILESDYIKAAWAAGLPRRTVIYRDALRNALIPVITISGIVFGFLMAGNAVVESVFSWPGIGNYAVTALLTKDSAPIQSFILFVAVTCVMVNLAVDIAYGLVDPRIRFS